From the Streptomyces sp. Tu 2975 genome, one window contains:
- a CDS encoding glycosyltransferase family 2 protein encodes MTTVHTSVVVPCFNEDDVIDLFHQELVAALEPTGTEFEICYVDDGSDDGTGASLKRLAATDPRVRYTSFSRNFGKESAMLAGLRMSRGEAVVLMDADLQHPPHLLPRMLELHRHGYDQVVARRDRAGEGTLRTVLSQRYYRLVRRFMDVEVVDGAGDFRLLSRRAVDAVLNMPESNRFSKGLFSWIGFDTVSFAYTNVQRAAGSSKWGGRRLLNYGIDGLLSFNTRPLRLAIHTGLWLFLSALAYAVWIILNVVLDGVETPGYATLIAAIVGLGGIQLATLGIIGEYVGRIYHETKRRPHYVVRETDETGAAQPGASVREAALSK; translated from the coding sequence ATGACAACGGTCCACACTTCGGTCGTCGTGCCGTGCTTCAACGAGGACGACGTGATCGACCTGTTCCATCAGGAACTCGTCGCGGCACTCGAGCCGACCGGCACGGAATTCGAGATCTGCTACGTCGACGACGGCAGCGACGACGGGACCGGTGCGAGCCTCAAGCGGCTCGCCGCAACGGACCCGCGCGTCCGCTACACCTCCTTCAGCCGCAACTTCGGCAAGGAGTCCGCGATGCTCGCCGGACTGCGTATGTCCCGCGGCGAGGCCGTCGTCCTCATGGACGCCGACCTTCAGCACCCGCCCCACCTGCTGCCCCGCATGCTGGAACTCCACCGCCACGGCTACGACCAGGTCGTCGCCCGCCGGGACCGCGCCGGCGAAGGCACGCTGCGGACGGTCCTCAGCCAGCGCTACTACCGGCTCGTCCGCCGCTTCATGGACGTCGAAGTCGTCGACGGCGCAGGGGACTTCCGGCTGCTGTCCCGCAGGGCCGTCGATGCCGTGCTGAACATGCCCGAGTCCAACCGCTTCTCCAAGGGACTCTTCTCCTGGATCGGCTTCGACACCGTCAGCTTCGCCTACACCAATGTGCAGCGGGCCGCCGGAAGCTCCAAGTGGGGCGGCCGGCGGCTGCTCAACTACGGCATCGACGGGCTGCTGTCCTTCAACACCCGCCCACTGCGCCTGGCGATCCACACCGGGCTGTGGCTCTTCCTGTCCGCGCTCGCCTACGCGGTGTGGATCATCCTCAACGTCGTCCTGGACGGCGTCGAAACCCCCGGCTACGCGACCCTGATCGCCGCCATAGTGGGTCTCGGCGGAATCCAGCTCGCCACCCTCGGGATCATCGGCGAGTACGTGGGCCGCATCTACCACGAAACCAAGCGCCGGCCCCACTACGTGGTCCGGGAGACCGACGAGACCGGCGCCGCACAGCCCGGGGCATCCGTCAGGGAAGCCGCTCTGAGTAAGTGA
- a CDS encoding lytic polysaccharide monooxygenase, whose amino-acid sequence MTGRRRTPVAVAALTGAVPLLLAAGGTALAHGTPTDPVSRAAVCGLDGAQRASGACRAAVAANGGAAIGAWDDLRLPGVEGRDQQAVADGQLCSAGLDAYRGLDTARTDWPATPLKAGDMFTLTYRSSIPHEGTFELYLTRQGYDPSAPLRWADLDTRPFATDSDPALTDGAYRISGRLPAHLTGRHVLYTVWRNTDTPDTYYSCSDVVLTPGDDGQAATQPGTPPAQQPYDPAGRTSGTATPGPPAEPAPSGTPGEPAPGEPQAGAPAPAPSSGRAAPAPAGSASGDRPTVLFGAAAAALALVSVCGSVVLRRRNRL is encoded by the coding sequence ATGACCGGACGTCGCCGTACCCCTGTTGCCGTCGCCGCACTGACCGGCGCCGTACCGCTGTTGCTGGCCGCCGGCGGCACCGCCCTGGCCCACGGGACGCCGACCGATCCGGTCAGCAGAGCCGCCGTCTGCGGGCTCGACGGGGCGCAGCGCGCGTCGGGCGCGTGCCGGGCCGCCGTCGCCGCGAACGGGGGAGCCGCGATCGGCGCGTGGGACGACCTGCGGCTGCCGGGCGTCGAGGGCAGGGACCAGCAGGCCGTAGCCGACGGGCAGTTGTGCAGCGCGGGCCTCGACGCCTACCGCGGCCTGGACACCGCACGCACGGACTGGCCCGCCACCCCGTTGAAGGCCGGTGACATGTTCACCCTCACCTACCGCTCCAGCATCCCGCACGAGGGAACCTTCGAGCTGTACCTGACCCGGCAGGGGTACGATCCGTCCGCGCCGCTGCGGTGGGCCGATCTCGACACCCGCCCCTTCGCGACGGACTCCGATCCCGCGCTCACGGACGGCGCCTACCGGATCAGCGGACGTCTGCCCGCCCACCTCACGGGCCGGCATGTGCTCTACACGGTGTGGCGGAACACGGACACCCCTGACACGTACTACTCGTGCTCGGACGTGGTCCTCACACCCGGGGACGACGGGCAGGCCGCGACGCAGCCGGGAACACCGCCCGCTCAACAGCCCTACGACCCGGCCGGCCGGACCTCAGGTACGGCGACGCCGGGACCGCCCGCCGAGCCCGCCCCGTCCGGGACGCCCGGTGAACCGGCGCCAGGTGAACCGCAGGCCGGCGCCCCGGCTCCGGCACCGTCCTCCGGACGGGCCGCCCCGGCGCCCGCCGGCAGCGCCTCCGGCGACCGTCCGACGGTCCTGTTCGGCGCGGCAGCCGCCGCCCTCGCTCTCGTCTCCGTCTGCGGATCGGTGGTCCTGCGGCGACGCAACCGCCTCTGA
- a CDS encoding endonuclease/exonuclease/phosphatase family protein, giving the protein MSDADEHRTAVPRPFAQRLGIRLPGRGSWGTDHRGNSRFRRGRVLAAFSVLVACLLAFHSAVPNTVGRIGSLLETFLPWLGLAVPLLLVAALLRRSVTALVALLLPAATWSFLFAPLLPPASGEQAGLVAVQHNVSDVNADPAGTARALLRVRPDLVALEEVTPAALPAYEKELARRLPYHAVVGTVGLWSAHPLEDVRPVDIKPRGFGPGWNRALRATAVTPHGPVAVHVSHLPSVRLGLHGFSSAWRYESARLLGAALAAEKEARVILLGDLNGTVDDRGLDPVLAHVGVAGPGFAFSWPASFPVARIDQILARSAAVTRVRSLPATGSDHLPIAATITP; this is encoded by the coding sequence ATGAGCGACGCGGACGAGCACCGTACGGCGGTGCCCAGACCCTTCGCGCAGCGGCTCGGCATCCGGCTGCCGGGCAGGGGGAGTTGGGGAACGGACCACCGCGGGAACTCGCGCTTCCGCCGGGGCCGCGTCCTCGCCGCCTTCTCCGTACTCGTCGCCTGCCTGCTCGCTTTCCACTCCGCCGTGCCCAACACCGTCGGCAGGATCGGCAGTCTGCTGGAGACGTTTCTCCCGTGGCTGGGTCTCGCCGTTCCCCTGCTGCTGGTCGCGGCGTTGCTGCGCCGTTCCGTCACCGCGCTCGTCGCCCTGCTGCTGCCCGCCGCCACATGGTCGTTCCTCTTCGCGCCCCTGCTGCCGCCCGCGTCGGGGGAGCAGGCCGGTCTCGTGGCGGTGCAGCACAACGTCAGCGACGTGAACGCCGACCCGGCAGGCACGGCACGTGCCCTCCTGCGTGTACGCCCTGACCTCGTCGCCCTCGAGGAAGTGACGCCCGCCGCGCTGCCCGCCTACGAGAAGGAGCTGGCGCGGCGCCTGCCGTACCACGCGGTCGTGGGGACCGTGGGCCTGTGGTCGGCGCATCCGCTGGAGGACGTGCGGCCGGTGGACATCAAGCCGCGCGGTTTCGGGCCGGGATGGAACCGCGCCCTGCGCGCCACGGCCGTGACCCCGCACGGCCCCGTCGCCGTCCACGTCTCCCATCTGCCCTCGGTACGCCTGGGACTGCACGGCTTCAGCTCGGCGTGGCGCTACGAGAGCGCCCGGCTGCTGGGCGCCGCGCTCGCCGCGGAGAAGGAGGCCAGGGTGATCCTGCTGGGCGACCTCAACGGCACCGTCGACGACCGTGGTCTCGACCCGGTTCTGGCACATGTGGGGGTCGCGGGACCGGGCTTCGCGTTCAGCTGGCCGGCGTCCTTCCCCGTCGCCAGGATCGACCAGATCCTGGCCCGGTCGGCAGCGGTGACCCGCGTCCGGTCGCTGCCCGCCACCGGCAGCGACCACCTGCCGATCGCCGCCACGATCACCCCGTGA
- the dnaN gene encoding DNA polymerase III subunit beta gives MEFRMECGALTDAVAWAARVLPARSPVPVLGGLLLEARAGGLLRVSGLDHEASALIEVEADVEQPGQVLVMGRRLLDICRVLPGGTVRCAVDGGRFAVSSAGARFGMSLLPCEERPALPALPEFCGAVDAEVFSAAVAHVAVAAGRDESLPVLTGIRLSVDGETMTLAATDRYRYAVRTLGWKPVSPQASADVVVPARRLSDIARSLDRSGTVRIALGGGTIGFDNAGMRLSTRLLDGRLPRHDKLFALPEGAVALTARAPLLEAVKRVSVVAEGGSPLQMSFAADSVRLHAGHEDDVASQQLPAALEGPPEMTVAFNPSYLVDALSSFGTDHVRFDLLGPGQRALLSGAPDAGTRSAGDVGQPTHRHLLMSVKS, from the coding sequence GTGGAGTTCCGGATGGAGTGCGGGGCACTGACGGACGCGGTCGCGTGGGCGGCGCGTGTACTGCCGGCGCGGTCCCCCGTGCCGGTGCTGGGCGGGTTGCTGCTCGAGGCACGCGCCGGCGGTCTGCTGCGCGTCTCGGGGCTGGACCACGAGGCCTCGGCGCTGATCGAGGTCGAGGCGGACGTCGAGCAGCCCGGACAGGTGCTGGTCATGGGCCGCAGATTGCTGGACATCTGCCGGGTCCTGCCGGGCGGCACGGTTCGGTGCGCCGTCGACGGCGGTCGTTTCGCCGTGAGCAGCGCCGGCGCCCGCTTCGGCATGTCGTTGCTGCCGTGCGAGGAACGTCCGGCCCTGCCCGCGCTGCCCGAATTCTGCGGTGCGGTGGACGCGGAGGTGTTCTCCGCCGCCGTGGCGCATGTGGCGGTGGCTGCCGGGCGCGACGAATCGCTGCCCGTGCTGACCGGCATCCGTCTGAGCGTGGACGGGGAGACGATGACGCTCGCGGCGACGGACAGATACCGGTACGCGGTGCGCACGCTCGGCTGGAAGCCGGTGTCGCCGCAGGCGTCGGCCGATGTCGTGGTGCCTGCGCGGCGGCTCTCCGACATCGCCCGGTCGCTGGACCGGTCGGGCACGGTCCGTATCGCGCTGGGCGGCGGCACGATCGGCTTCGACAACGCGGGGATGCGGCTCAGCACCCGGCTCCTCGACGGCCGGCTGCCGCGGCACGACAAGCTTTTCGCCCTGCCGGAAGGTGCCGTGGCGCTCACTGCCAGGGCGCCGCTGCTCGAGGCGGTGAAGCGGGTGTCGGTGGTCGCGGAGGGGGGCAGCCCGCTGCAGATGTCGTTCGCCGCGGACTCGGTCCGCCTCCACGCCGGCCACGAGGACGATGTCGCCTCCCAGCAGCTGCCCGCCGCCCTGGAGGGCCCCCCGGAGATGACGGTGGCGTTCAACCCGTCGTATCTCGTGGACGCCTTGTCGTCGTTCGGCACGGACCATGTGCGGTTCGACTTGCTGGGGCCTGGACAGCGGGCTCTGCTCAGCGGTGCGCCGGACGCCGGCACGCGGTCGGCCGGTGATGTCGGACAGCCCACCCATCGGCATCTGCTGATGTCGGTGAAGTCGTAG
- a CDS encoding carbonic anhydrase: protein MKQTPRTNSSVGGSRRTLLRAAVAGGASGALLLGGTPASASPGPATARRPRPETPARALRELAAGNRRWRTFRQQHPHETSAVREELISGQAPFAVVLGCIDSRVPPELVLDQGLGDLMTVRSAGEVLDEAVLGSVAYGVLELDIPLVMVLGHQSCGAVTAAVHAEETGEELPAHIQYIADRIRPAIDHSQQGAARVDSTITRNVRMVTRLLAQEPDLAARIATGKLEVVGARYELTSQLVHTVA from the coding sequence GTGAAGCAGACACCGCGAACGAACTCATCCGTCGGCGGAAGCCGTCGTACCCTGCTGCGCGCCGCCGTCGCGGGCGGGGCCTCCGGCGCTCTCCTACTGGGGGGCACGCCGGCATCGGCGTCCCCCGGACCGGCGACGGCCCGCCGCCCCCGGCCGGAGACCCCCGCGCGGGCCCTGCGTGAGCTGGCGGCGGGCAACCGCCGCTGGCGGACCTTCCGGCAGCAGCATCCGCACGAGACCTCGGCCGTGCGCGAGGAGCTGATATCCGGTCAGGCGCCCTTTGCCGTGGTCCTCGGCTGCATCGACTCGCGGGTGCCGCCGGAACTGGTCCTGGACCAGGGCCTCGGCGACCTGATGACCGTGCGGTCCGCCGGTGAGGTGCTCGACGAGGCGGTCCTCGGCAGCGTCGCGTACGGGGTCCTGGAGCTGGACATACCGCTCGTCATGGTGCTCGGCCACCAGTCCTGCGGCGCGGTGACCGCGGCGGTGCACGCGGAGGAGACCGGCGAGGAACTCCCCGCTCACATCCAGTACATCGCCGATCGGATACGGCCGGCCATAGACCACTCACAGCAGGGCGCGGCACGCGTCGACTCCACGATCACCCGCAACGTCCGGATGGTCACGCGCCTCCTGGCCCAGGAGCCCGACCTCGCGGCGAGGATCGCCACCGGGAAGCTCGAGGTCGTCGGCGCCCGCTACGAACTGACCTCACAGCTGGTGCACACCGTCGCCTGA
- a CDS encoding glycoside hydrolase family 9 protein — protein sequence MVVTPATAAEPADEGPELIVNGDFSGGTAPWWWTDNSPGAVVDGRLCADVPAGTANPWDAIIGQNGLAIAAGEGYTLSYSATSTVPVTIRTNVQMSVDPWTTELAATQQVGESAERVSHTFTAAADHDAAQLVFQVGGSDKAFTFCIEDVSLRGGTAPPPYEPDTGSPVRVNQVGYLTNGPKSGTFVTEATEPLTWTVNAADGTRRAGGTTTPAGVDPTSRRHVHTFDFSTVTTAGDGYTVTIEEEKSEPFAIGDDLYDSLRTDALAYFYHNRSGIEIDADIVGEEYARPAGHVGVSPNQGDDDVPCQPDVCDYRLDAAGGWYDAGDHGKYVVNGGISVAQLMSTFERTLTEEHADATPLGDGKLRLPEHGNATPDILDEVRWEMDFLMRMMVPEGEPLAGMAHHKLHDKAWTGLPTRPDQDPQPRELHPPTTAATLNVAATAAQCARLFAPYDAGFAARCRTAAVTAWNAARAHPDILADPDDGTGGGAYPDNDVRDEFYWAAAELFLTTGQDAYRQEVLRSPLHGDTDMVFPRGGMSWGSVAGLGALDLATVPSKLTADQLRSVRSMVTHAADGYAADSAEAAYGLPYAPSDGHYVWGSNSQVANNMVVLGTAHDLTGKAVYRDGVLRGLDYLLGRNPLNQSYVTGYGERASHNQHHRFWADQLDPSLPNPAPGSLAGGPNDAIQDPVAQSKLKGCAPAMCYIDHLESWSTNEITVNWNAPLAWVASYVDDLGGGDRTQACEVTYTSTRWDGGFTTQAVVKNTGTRTVSPWQLTWTYSDTQRVTDPWGATVAQTGPHVVATSLSWNSSLAPGGTVRFGFNGRSSGQVHDPRVFRLDGTPCGVTPAR from the coding sequence GTGGTCGTCACACCCGCCACCGCCGCCGAGCCGGCCGACGAAGGACCGGAGCTCATCGTCAACGGCGACTTCTCCGGCGGCACCGCACCCTGGTGGTGGACCGACAACAGCCCCGGAGCCGTCGTGGACGGGCGCCTGTGCGCCGATGTCCCCGCCGGCACGGCCAACCCGTGGGACGCCATCATCGGACAGAACGGGCTCGCCATCGCGGCCGGTGAGGGATACACGCTCAGCTACTCGGCGACGTCGACGGTGCCCGTCACCATCCGTACCAACGTGCAGATGAGCGTCGACCCCTGGACCACGGAGCTCGCCGCGACACAGCAGGTGGGGGAGAGCGCCGAACGCGTCAGCCACACCTTCACGGCGGCGGCCGATCACGATGCCGCACAGCTCGTCTTCCAAGTCGGCGGCAGCGACAAGGCATTCACCTTCTGCATCGAAGACGTCTCCCTGCGCGGGGGCACCGCACCGCCCCCGTACGAGCCGGACACCGGTTCACCCGTCCGCGTCAACCAGGTCGGCTACCTCACGAACGGCCCGAAGAGCGGCACCTTCGTCACCGAGGCCACCGAGCCGCTGACGTGGACGGTCAACGCCGCCGACGGGACACGGCGGGCCGGTGGCACCACCACCCCGGCAGGTGTGGACCCCACCTCGCGCCGACACGTCCACACCTTCGACTTCAGCACCGTGACCACCGCCGGGGACGGCTACACCGTCACGATCGAGGAAGAGAAGAGCGAGCCGTTCGCGATCGGTGACGACCTCTACGACTCGCTGCGCACCGACGCGCTCGCGTACTTCTACCACAACCGCAGCGGCATCGAGATCGACGCGGACATCGTCGGCGAGGAGTACGCACGCCCCGCAGGGCACGTCGGCGTGAGCCCCAACCAGGGCGACGACGACGTGCCCTGCCAGCCGGACGTGTGCGACTACCGCCTGGATGCGGCGGGCGGCTGGTACGACGCCGGTGACCACGGCAAGTACGTCGTCAACGGCGGCATCTCCGTGGCCCAGCTGATGTCCACCTTCGAGCGGACGCTGACGGAGGAGCACGCCGACGCCACCCCGCTCGGGGACGGCAAGCTGCGGCTGCCGGAACACGGCAACGCCACTCCCGACATCCTCGACGAGGTCCGCTGGGAGATGGACTTCCTGATGCGGATGATGGTGCCGGAGGGCGAGCCGCTGGCCGGCATGGCCCACCACAAGCTCCACGACAAGGCATGGACCGGTCTGCCGACCCGCCCCGACCAGGACCCGCAGCCCCGCGAGCTGCATCCGCCGACCACCGCGGCGACCCTCAACGTGGCCGCCACCGCAGCGCAGTGCGCCCGCCTCTTCGCGCCGTACGACGCCGGCTTCGCGGCCAGGTGCCGTACGGCGGCGGTCACCGCGTGGAACGCGGCCAGGGCCCACCCGGACATCCTGGCCGACCCCGACGACGGGACCGGCGGCGGCGCGTACCCCGACAACGACGTGCGGGACGAGTTCTACTGGGCGGCCGCCGAACTGTTCCTCACCACCGGGCAGGACGCCTACCGCCAGGAGGTGCTGCGCTCACCGCTGCACGGCGACACCGACATGGTCTTCCCGCGCGGGGGCATGTCGTGGGGCTCGGTGGCGGGCCTGGGAGCGCTGGACCTGGCGACCGTGCCGAGCAAATTGACAGCTGATCAGCTCCGGTCGGTACGCTCCATGGTGACGCATGCGGCCGACGGATACGCGGCCGACTCGGCGGAGGCCGCGTACGGTCTGCCCTACGCACCTTCCGACGGCCACTACGTGTGGGGTTCGAACAGCCAGGTCGCCAACAACATGGTGGTCCTGGGCACGGCCCACGACCTGACCGGCAAGGCCGTGTACCGCGACGGCGTGCTGCGCGGGCTCGACTACCTGCTCGGCCGCAATCCGCTCAACCAGTCGTACGTCACCGGATACGGCGAGCGGGCCTCGCACAACCAGCACCACCGCTTCTGGGCCGACCAGCTCGACCCGTCCCTGCCGAACCCGGCACCGGGTTCGCTGGCCGGCGGCCCCAACGACGCCATCCAGGACCCCGTCGCGCAGAGCAAGCTGAAGGGTTGCGCGCCTGCGATGTGCTACATCGACCACCTCGAGTCGTGGTCGACGAACGAGATCACCGTCAACTGGAACGCCCCGCTCGCATGGGTGGCGTCCTACGTGGACGACCTCGGCGGCGGCGACCGCACGCAGGCCTGTGAGGTCACCTACACCTCGACCCGGTGGGACGGCGGCTTCACCACCCAGGCCGTGGTGAAGAACACCGGCACCCGGACGGTCAGCCCCTGGCAGCTGACGTGGACGTACTCCGACACGCAGCGCGTGACCGACCCGTGGGGCGCCACCGTTGCCCAGACCGGCCCGCACGTCGTGGCCACGTCGCTGAGCTGGAATTCCAGCCTGGCTCCTGGTGGGACCGTGCGGTTCGGCTTCAACGGCAGGTCGAGCGGACAGGTGCACGACCCACGCGTCTTCAGGCTGGACGGCACGCCCTGCGGGGTGACGCCGGCCAGGTAG
- a CDS encoding class I SAM-dependent methyltransferase has translation MFTEQGPTLRELAVQALSSIEHGYDLLAPKFDRTPFRTSGRVLEAVAAALRPLGPFAAGLDICCGTGAGVDVLRQVCRERAVGVDFSAGMLAAAASRSAVTAGKPAPSASPDPAPAAGPADPEGIGQDGPAVSWVRADARALPFASAFDLAVSFGAFGHFLPGERPLLFAQAHAALRPGGCFAFPVMAPPGPNSLLYWTLLGFDAAMRIRNALWRPRFVMYYRTFPLSAVLADLGRAGFTVELLPLTDLGRLPDGSPRARLVVARRPRGV, from the coding sequence ATGTTCACCGAACAGGGCCCTACGCTCCGCGAGCTCGCCGTCCAGGCACTCTCCTCCATCGAGCACGGCTACGACCTGCTCGCCCCCAAGTTCGACCGCACGCCGTTCCGCACCTCGGGCCGGGTGCTGGAGGCCGTGGCCGCCGCCCTGCGCCCGCTCGGCCCCTTCGCCGCGGGCCTCGACATCTGCTGCGGGACCGGCGCGGGCGTGGATGTGCTCCGGCAGGTGTGCCGGGAGCGTGCCGTGGGCGTCGACTTCAGCGCGGGAATGCTCGCCGCCGCGGCCTCCCGGTCCGCCGTGACCGCAGGGAAGCCCGCCCCGTCCGCGTCACCCGACCCGGCCCCGGCCGCCGGGCCCGCCGACCCCGAGGGCATCGGCCAGGACGGGCCGGCCGTCTCCTGGGTACGGGCCGACGCGCGGGCGCTGCCGTTCGCCTCCGCCTTCGATCTGGCCGTGAGCTTCGGCGCGTTCGGTCACTTCCTGCCCGGAGAGCGCCCGCTGCTGTTCGCCCAGGCGCACGCCGCCCTCCGGCCCGGAGGCTGCTTCGCGTTTCCGGTCATGGCGCCGCCCGGGCCGAACTCGCTGCTCTACTGGACGCTGCTCGGATTCGATGCTGCGATGCGGATCCGCAACGCCCTGTGGCGGCCCCGGTTCGTCATGTACTACCGCACCTTCCCGCTCTCCGCCGTGCTCGCGGACCTCGGCCGCGCCGGATTCACCGTAGAACTGCTTCCGTTGACGGACCTGGGTCGGCTCCCGGACGGCAGCCCCCGCGCCCGTCTGGTCGTCGCCCGTAGACCGCGGGGTGTGTGA
- a CDS encoding SPFH domain-containing protein has translation MADITARLGWRHLRAAPTAHVRHHRRGRLAHDGTGLSFWFRALTAALSEVPVDDRELAVSFHARTADFQDVSVQATVTYRISEPSTAATRIDFSIDPDTGAWRAAPLEQIATLLTETAQQHALDVLARTPLASALADGVASVRGRITEGLAAEPRLPATGIEVVAVRVVAIRPEPEVERALRTPAREQIQQEADRATYERRAVAVERERAIAENELASKIELARREEQLVEQNGTNARRQAEESAAADAVRAEAEAKRKVRLARAEAEAAEAVGGARAGAQAAWLRVHGDVDPATLHALAVTRLAENLPRIDSVTLSPDVLTGLLARLGGQQPGGAGGGGGS, from the coding sequence ATGGCCGACATCACCGCGCGTCTCGGCTGGCGTCACCTGCGCGCCGCACCCACCGCCCACGTCCGCCACCACAGGCGCGGACGCCTCGCCCACGACGGCACGGGCCTCAGCTTCTGGTTCCGCGCCCTCACCGCCGCGCTCTCCGAAGTGCCGGTCGACGACCGGGAGTTGGCGGTGTCGTTCCACGCCCGCACCGCCGACTTCCAGGACGTCTCCGTGCAGGCCACCGTGACGTACCGGATCAGTGAGCCCTCGACGGCCGCCACCCGTATCGACTTCTCCATCGATCCGGACACCGGGGCGTGGCGCGCCGCGCCGCTGGAGCAGATCGCCACCCTGCTCACGGAGACCGCGCAACAGCACGCGCTCGACGTGCTGGCGCGCACCCCGCTGGCGTCGGCGCTCGCCGACGGCGTCGCGTCCGTACGCGGGCGCATCACGGAGGGGCTGGCCGCCGAGCCGCGACTGCCGGCGACCGGTATCGAGGTGGTGGCCGTGCGGGTCGTGGCGATCCGGCCGGAACCGGAGGTCGAACGCGCCCTCCGAACCCCGGCACGCGAGCAGATCCAGCAGGAGGCGGACCGCGCGACGTACGAACGCCGGGCCGTAGCCGTGGAGCGCGAGCGCGCCATCGCGGAGAACGAACTCGCCAGCAAGATCGAACTGGCCAGGCGCGAAGAGCAGTTGGTCGAGCAGAACGGCACCAATGCGCGACGTCAGGCCGAGGAGAGCGCTGCGGCCGACGCGGTGCGGGCAGAGGCGGAGGCGAAGCGGAAGGTACGCCTCGCCCGGGCGGAGGCCGAGGCCGCGGAGGCGGTCGGCGGGGCGCGGGCCGGGGCCCAGGCCGCCTGGCTACGGGTGCACGGCGACGTGGATCCCGCCACATTGCACGCCCTGGCGGTCACCCGGCTCGCCGAGAACCTGCCGCGGATCGACAGCGTCACCCTCTCCCCCGACGTTCTCACCGGCCTGCTCGCCCGGCTCGGCGGGCAGCAGCCGGGCGGGGCAGGCGGCGGAGGCGGCTCGTGA